The sequence GAagccattttgttttttccttggCTGCGTGCTTTGGGTGATTGTCATTGTGGAAGATGAATCAAAATATCCTCTTAGGTCTGAGATCAAGAGTTCTCTGGAGCAGGTTTTTGTGTCAAACCTCTCTCTgttcgtgaggcagacaccccgtctacttttaagactaggcttcaAACTtttctttgtgacaaagcttctagttagagtggcttaggttaccctgagctacctctatagttatgctgctataggcttaggctgctggaggacatcagggtctatttttctcactctgctgagttctactgttttccagtttgcattgtttgttgttatttcatcttttacctttttgttctccgtcatttctctcttcatagaaggtacacctggtctggcgttagCTGTGACATAATCAGGGGAGGTAGATCATCCGCTatcaccatctaacatagaaagtactcctgggtcaatgtgagcttctgtgctctctgtgtctctgctctgtcttctctaagccccagtgggtggaggctgatgagcgttcacactgagcctggttctggttctgctggaggttctcctccctgttaaaggggagttttcctctccactgtcgcttcatgcatgctcagtatgagggattgctgcaaagccatcaacaatgcagacgactgtccactgtggctctacgctctttcaggaggagtgaatgctgcttggagagacttgatgcaacctgctgggtttccttagagaggaaactttctgaccaacctgctAAGCTAGAGGTCTCCAACTTCAGACCTTGAGGCCTGCAGCTTTTACATTTCTCTGTTTCAACACACTTGACTGATATATTACCTCATTTGCAGAGCTATGTGGAGTTTGACTGGATGCCATTGAGgcagtttagccatttgattcagatgGGTTGGGAAGGGagacatctaaaagttgcaggacatccAGAAGTcaaggatttgagtttgagaccactgctcCATCCAGACTGCTTGTCCAGCTCCTCATACAGAAAAAAGAATCCCCACAGCATtgtgctgccaccactatgatCGAGAGTAGGCGTGGCTTTAGCCAAGAGATGAGCAGGGCTTCTTTTTCACCAGGAATGACCCTTAATGTTCAGCCAAAAAGTTCTAATCTAGCTTCATCAGACCAGAAGATTTGTCTcattcaattcaaatcaattaaattttatttatatagcaccaattcatgatgcatgtcatctcaaggcactttacaaagtcaaattcaatcagattatacagattgggtcagatgaTCTATAAGGTTTGTTTTAGCTTTAGTTGAAGCAGATAATCTAGAGCTCAATCTTAATCTCACAGTTAGTGTTCTGAATActtatgtatatattttgttttggtgtttaggcttttaatatttttttaaaacaatcaatgcaattgttttgcataaaaaacatattttgtgaaATCTGTGTCTTTTTAAGTGAGTTGAGTGTGAATAAGCTCATCACCACACATGATTGTGCTGGTTGTACTCAAACGAAGAAAACAATAACTTTAACAGCTGCTTTAACTACCGGAATCACTGTTTCCCCATGAATAACATCTGCTTTCCAGACTCTGAAAACGaactttgctgtttttactGCCTTTCGCGTGCAGATCAAGCAACAACAGGGTGGgtgtcacattacaaacacatttaatcatgTCATCAACTCCATTTTATTCAAGCCTCTGTCTCAAACATCTTCTTCCTGCCGTCCATCCCAGCTTTATCTTCGATGTTCTTCCTCCAGTCGCCTGTCTGCTTCTCCTGAGAggaacacaaagaaaacaaaaacgcaGAATGACTCACGCAGATTAACACGAACAATCACGCCGTTCCCAATTCTCTCGTAAACGTTCTTGACTTCTGCTGCACCCACCTCCTctttcagctccttcttcacctgcttcaggttggctctgaggTCTAAGGACACTTTATGTTTGGAGCCCAGCAGGGCAGCCAGCATGGCGTCAGCCGACATCCTCACTCTCCTCAGCGTGGGCTTCTTAAACCTGCCGTTAAGATCCTGGACCTTCATCTTCAGGTCGTCGATCTGACACAGACAACGCTCATTCAGGTGTTTGCTCATCTACAATCCAACCATCTGACCAGATGGCGCTCCTAAACCCTAAGTAGGCTTCTAATTTGTGTGGTCTGACTGTTTTGGTACTGTTAAACATAAAACCCATTAAgctaagtgtttgtttttttttccaaagtaaaGAAGAAGTAGCCAAATACAGAATCAGGAAGTTCatttataaaatagaaaacCTCCTTGTTGCATTTCTTCACTTTCGCCTCCATGTCGTATCGTTCCTCGTCCACCAGCTCGATCTGCTTGTGAAGTTGTCGACACAGCCCCTGGTGTAACAGAGCAACAGTGAGCTATGGTGCCAAACTCCAGACGATCAATCCTCTGAATAATTTATGCCACAAAGCCATTCCAGTTTCCCAGTCTGTGCAGAGGTTTTTCtaacagcaaataaaaatctgcattctaaaaaaaaaacacaagtaggaTCAGTGTTTTGCAGACATTGCACCTGATTTATAAGAAGTatgtaagtgtgtttttttttcagatgaaaaaaaaggttaaacaacacagtttatttttaacagttacATTTTGGAAATTTGGATTAGCAACAGTGAAAATGGGAGAGTCGGTACGAAAGACTTCAGCATGAAATGTCATTGTGAAGTTTCAAATTGacaatttctttgtgttttgctgTCAAGCAGCCAGactttcattttacattttaaagtgatCCTCATCAGTGGTTCTCTAAGCtttctttaggttttttttaatgggactttggctgctttttgCTCAGTTCCAGGCCAGTGCTTGTGCTGAAACAGCAGAAAATGATATAAAGTGACAGACAACCGAAGGAGTGACAGGTACacagcaaaaacggaactaaaagtaagtaaaattttcttgaaattagtgtatttttccttgatttgaggagctaaattagactatttgccaatggaatgagtatttctacccctaaaataagataattagatatccttcacttgaaataagatgacagagatgagttgttcctattttaagtgcaaaaatcttattccattagcaaatagtcttatttacctgctgtaatcaaggaaaaatacactgatttcaagacaatttcactcacttttagttccctttttgcatagAAACAGTTTTCAACTCATGaagtgtatttaaataaaaatatgagtgATTCATAATCCTTTAACTACTCACACCACTGCCCAAAACTTAGTTTTTTCAATGGATTCATCTCCAGAGAAGTGAAACAATTGTGTCTTTATGTTGGGCcgcagagggggaaaaaaagcagataaaCCAGGTGTCTGCAAACTTTACAACCCAAAGAGTCTCAGGAAAAGCCTGGAGAGCTAATGATCGACATTGCAAGAAAATCTGGCAGCTTGAGAGGAAAATCTAAAGCAATGATCTGGATTGGGAGTTTTGTTTACTGCAGCTATAACGGAAAATTTGACCTCTTCAAATTGCTCTCGAGTGACTGATTTTTGGGCGCATACCTGCAGCTCCAGAGTGCATTGTGGGAAGGAGAGGACGGGACAGTTCTCCTCCATGTACTTCAGTTTCTCCTCCTCGGCCTCCCgagcctcctcc comes from Fundulus heteroclitus isolate FHET01 chromosome 4, MU-UCD_Fhet_4.1, whole genome shotgun sequence and encodes:
- the LOC105915421 gene encoding troponin I, fast skeletal muscle, encoding MADKKMSLSRKNHLKSLLLQIGKEMLEEEAREAEEEKLKYMEENCPVLSFPQCTLELQGLCRQLHKQIELVDEERYDMEAKVKKCNKEIDDLKMKVQDLNGRFKKPTLRRVRMSADAMLAALLGSKHKVSLDLRANLKQVKKELKEEEKQTGDWRKNIEDKAGMDGRKKMFETEA